A genomic window from Streptomyces sp. HUAS YS2 includes:
- the paaC gene encoding 1,2-phenylacetyl-CoA epoxidase subunit PaaC: MSAAPAAVPVAAVLALGDDALVLSHRLGEWAGSAPVLEEEVALANIALDLLGQARVLLSMAGDEDELAYLREERAFRNAQLVEQPNGDFAHTIARQLYFSTYQRLLYAQLAASDSPLAGLAAKAVKEVAYHQDHAEHWTLRLGDGTTESHERMQRACDALWKYTGELFQPVDGLDLDREAMEAAWLDSVTAVLRRATLTVPEGPRTGAWSAGAGRQGLHTEPFGRMLAEMQHLHRSHPGASW, translated from the coding sequence GTGTCCGCCGCACCCGCCGCCGTGCCCGTCGCGGCCGTGCTCGCCCTCGGCGACGACGCCCTCGTGCTCTCCCACCGGCTGGGGGAGTGGGCGGGCAGCGCCCCGGTCCTGGAGGAGGAGGTCGCCCTCGCGAACATCGCGCTCGACCTGCTCGGCCAGGCCCGCGTCCTGCTCTCCATGGCCGGCGACGAGGACGAACTGGCGTACCTCCGCGAGGAGCGTGCCTTCCGCAACGCACAGCTGGTCGAGCAGCCCAACGGCGACTTCGCGCACACCATCGCCCGCCAGCTGTACTTCTCCACCTACCAGCGCCTGCTGTACGCACAGCTGGCCGCCTCCGACAGCCCGCTGGCCGGCCTCGCCGCCAAGGCCGTCAAGGAGGTCGCGTACCACCAGGACCACGCCGAGCACTGGACGCTCCGGCTCGGCGACGGCACCACCGAGAGCCACGAGCGGATGCAGCGCGCCTGCGACGCGCTGTGGAAGTACACCGGCGAGCTGTTCCAGCCGGTCGACGGCCTGGACCTGGACCGGGAGGCGATGGAGGCCGCCTGGCTGGACTCCGTCACCGCCGTGCTGCGCCGCGCGACGCTGACCGTTCCCGAAGGCCCCCGCACCGGCGCGTGGAGCGCGGGCGCGGGCCGCCAGGGCCTGCACACCGAACCGTTCGGCCGGATGCTCGCCGAGATGCAGCACCTGCATCGCAGCCACCCGGGGGCGTCGTGGTGA
- the paaD gene encoding 1,2-phenylacetyl-CoA epoxidase subunit PaaD, giving the protein MVTMTALEEELSRIAGAVPDPELPVLTLEELGVLRGVHYLAPGKVEVELTPTYTGCPAIEAMSSDIEQALHAHGVPEVSVVTVLSPAWSTDDISEEGRRKLAEFGIAPPRPQTATAGGPVPLTLAIRCPNCGSTDTELLSRFSSTACKALRRCAACREPFDHFKEL; this is encoded by the coding sequence GTGGTGACCATGACGGCCCTCGAGGAGGAACTGAGCCGGATCGCCGGCGCCGTTCCCGACCCCGAGCTGCCGGTACTGACCCTGGAGGAGCTCGGCGTCCTGCGCGGCGTGCACTACCTCGCGCCCGGCAAGGTCGAGGTCGAGCTCACCCCCACGTACACCGGCTGCCCGGCGATCGAGGCGATGTCCTCGGACATCGAGCAGGCCCTGCACGCGCACGGCGTCCCCGAGGTCTCCGTGGTGACCGTCCTCTCCCCCGCCTGGTCGACGGACGACATCAGCGAGGAGGGCAGGCGCAAGCTCGCCGAATTCGGCATAGCCCCGCCGCGCCCGCAGACGGCGACGGCCGGCGGACCCGTTCCGCTGACGCTCGCGATCCGCTGCCCGAACTGCGGCTCGACCGACACCGAGCTGCTCAGCCGGTTCTCCTCCACCGCGTGCAAGGCACTGCGCCGCTGCGCGGCCTGCCGCGAACCGTTCGACCACTTCAAGGAGCTGTAG
- a CDS encoding 2Fe-2S iron-sulfur cluster-binding protein, which yields MLTSGAGRAGFRPLRVSAVEQLTDDAVAVTFAVPPELHDTYRHTPGQHLALRRTAQNGEEIRRTYSICAPAVPAGEAPVLRVGIRLVDGGEFSTYALKELTVGDTVEVMEPMGRFVLEPRPGHFAAVVGGSGITPVLSMAATLLAREPEARFCLIRSDRTAASTMFLDEVADLKDRFPDRFQLVTALSREEQQAGLPSGRLDEERLATLLPALLPVGEIDGWFLCGPFGLVQGAERALRGLGVQRGRIHQEIFHVDDGSAPAPTPAAGTPVHATLTATLHGRSGNWPVQEGETLLETVLRARADAPYACKGGVCGTCRAFLVQGEVRMDRNFALEPEETDAGYVLACQSHPATAEVELDFDR from the coding sequence ATGCTGACCTCAGGTGCCGGCCGGGCCGGATTCCGTCCGCTCCGGGTGAGCGCGGTCGAGCAGCTCACGGACGACGCGGTGGCCGTCACCTTCGCCGTCCCGCCCGAGCTGCACGACACCTACCGGCACACCCCCGGCCAGCACCTCGCCCTGCGCCGCACCGCGCAGAACGGCGAGGAGATCCGGCGCACGTACTCCATCTGCGCCCCGGCCGTACCGGCCGGCGAGGCCCCGGTGCTGCGGGTGGGCATCCGGCTCGTGGACGGCGGCGAGTTCTCCACGTACGCGCTGAAGGAACTGACCGTGGGCGACACGGTCGAGGTCATGGAGCCGATGGGCCGCTTCGTCCTCGAACCGCGGCCCGGACACTTCGCGGCCGTCGTCGGCGGCAGCGGCATCACCCCCGTGCTCTCCATGGCGGCCACCCTGCTCGCCCGGGAGCCCGAGGCCCGGTTCTGCCTGATACGCAGCGACCGCACCGCCGCCTCCACGATGTTCCTGGACGAGGTCGCGGACCTGAAGGACCGCTTCCCCGACCGGTTCCAGCTGGTCACCGCGCTGTCCCGGGAGGAGCAGCAGGCCGGCCTGCCGTCCGGTCGACTCGACGAGGAGCGGCTCGCGACCCTGCTGCCCGCGCTGCTGCCGGTCGGCGAGATCGACGGCTGGTTCCTGTGCGGCCCGTTCGGCCTGGTCCAGGGCGCGGAGCGGGCGCTGCGCGGACTCGGCGTCCAGCGCGGCCGGATCCACCAGGAAATCTTCCACGTCGACGACGGCTCGGCGCCCGCACCCACCCCGGCGGCCGGCACCCCCGTGCACGCGACGCTGACCGCCACGCTGCACGGCCGGTCCGGCAACTGGCCGGTCCAGGAGGGCGAGACGCTCCTGGAGACGGTGCTGCGGGCCCGCGCCGACGCCCCGTACGCCTGCAAGGGCGGGGTGTGCGGCACGTGCCGGGCGTTCCTGGTGCAGGGCGAGGTACGGATGGACCGCAACTTCGCGCTGGAGCCCGAGGAGACCGACGC